Proteins from a genomic interval of Pseudomonas sp. RC10:
- a CDS encoding sigma-70 family RNA polymerase sigma factor: protein MGRSFVPIDPRLDALIGTYNTHREGLLRLAAKFLGCRARAEDVVQDAFVKMLESDLSSIEPARYMFRVVRNLAIDRLRRQRLERNHGAETELDESPRFEVSPERVLAGRESLNQLVGALNELPKRMRIVFNLSQIQGYTQRDVAKVIGTSPTMVNFLLRDTLSHCRARLGEL, encoded by the coding sequence GTGGGCCGGTCTTTTGTCCCGATCGATCCTCGTCTCGACGCGCTGATCGGCACCTACAACACCCATCGCGAAGGGCTGTTGCGACTGGCTGCCAAATTCCTCGGTTGCCGCGCCCGCGCTGAAGACGTGGTGCAGGACGCCTTCGTGAAAATGCTCGAAAGCGACCTGTCGTCCATCGAGCCTGCCCGCTACATGTTCCGCGTGGTGCGCAACCTGGCCATCGACCGCCTGCGTCGTCAGCGGCTTGAACGCAACCATGGCGCTGAAACCGAGCTGGACGAGTCTCCACGTTTCGAGGTCTCGCCCGAGCGTGTGCTGGCGGGGCGCGAGTCGCTTAACCAACTGGTCGGCGCCCTCAACGAACTGCCCAAGCGCATGCGCATCGTCTTCAACCTCAGCCAGATTCAGGGCTACACCCAGCGCGATGTGGCCAAGGTGATCGGCACCTCGCCGACGATGGTCAACTTCCTGCTGCGCGACACCCTGTCCCATTGCCGCGCCCGGCTGGGCGAGCTTTAG
- a CDS encoding multidrug ABC transporter permease/ATP-binding protein — MKLVRLVFQQYRWPLAMVLLLSISSGLLSVGVIAFVNQRMISTHDGLGTALWQFGLMLVLLLALASGASLSLTALGHRFVYGLRRVMVKRLLDTNIERIEAIGGAKIFASLSSDIRAVTMAFVQLPDLIYGTVLSVAAFSYLAWLSPSLFITTLCWMAFTLGVGWLLVGKLNAHIRALRESEDKLYQSYQGVIDGRKELTLNRDRARRLYEETFDAAALRYREHFTLADRYHGLASNWANIMVLGTIGLAFYLANDLGWAPTEVAATYALTVLFMRTPLVLAVAAIPAQISGRVALDKVESLALAEHHDSFEVAPSHIVGHWQTLELRDVEYHYPAQGDEPGFDVGPVNLTLRRGETVFLMGGNGSGKSSLARLLSGLYRPSAGAILIDGQVIGANDWLAYRHLFASVFTDFHLFSQLLGADGENAAVEHIDHWLDYLHMKHKVQIGDGHLLDTRFSQGQRKRLALLLAVLEKRDILLLDEWAADQDPLFRRFFYRELLPMFKQAGITVFAISHDDQYFDLADRLVKMESGQLSELQGDRRDNASRDAVEEIGGAYPLKTVKAL, encoded by the coding sequence ATGAAATTAGTTCGTCTGGTCTTCCAGCAATACCGTTGGCCACTCGCGATGGTGTTGCTGTTGAGCATCAGCAGCGGCCTGTTGAGCGTGGGTGTGATCGCCTTCGTCAACCAGCGCATGATCAGCACCCACGACGGTCTGGGCACCGCGTTGTGGCAGTTCGGCCTGATGCTGGTCTTGCTTTTGGCGCTGGCCTCCGGGGCGTCGCTGTCGCTGACCGCGCTCGGCCATCGCTTCGTCTACGGCCTGCGCCGGGTGATGGTCAAGCGCTTGCTGGACACCAACATCGAGCGCATCGAAGCCATCGGCGGGGCGAAAATCTTCGCCAGCTTGTCCAGCGATATTCGCGCCGTGACCATGGCCTTCGTGCAGTTGCCAGACTTGATCTACGGCACCGTGCTCAGCGTTGCCGCGTTCAGTTACCTGGCCTGGCTGTCGCCGTCGCTGTTCATCACCACGCTGTGCTGGATGGCGTTTACCCTCGGCGTCGGCTGGCTGCTGGTGGGCAAACTCAACGCCCACATCCGCGCGCTGCGTGAGTCCGAAGACAAGCTGTACCAGAGCTATCAAGGCGTGATTGACGGGCGCAAGGAACTGACCCTCAACCGCGACCGCGCGCGTCGTCTGTACGAAGAAACCTTCGACGCCGCCGCCTTGCGCTATCGCGAGCATTTCACCCTCGCGGACCGCTACCACGGCCTGGCCAGCAACTGGGCAAACATCATGGTGCTCGGCACCATCGGCCTGGCGTTTTACCTGGCCAACGACCTGGGCTGGGCGCCGACCGAAGTGGCCGCGACCTACGCGCTGACCGTGCTGTTCATGCGCACGCCGCTGGTGCTGGCCGTCGCCGCGATCCCGGCGCAAATCTCTGGCCGCGTGGCGCTGGACAAGGTCGAATCCCTGGCGCTGGCCGAGCATCACGACAGCTTTGAGGTCGCGCCGAGCCACATTGTCGGCCATTGGCAGACCCTCGAACTGCGCGACGTCGAGTACCACTACCCGGCGCAGGGCGACGAGCCCGGCTTCGATGTGGGGCCGGTCAACCTGACCCTGCGCCGTGGCGAAACGGTGTTCCTGATGGGCGGCAATGGCAGCGGAAAATCCAGCCTGGCGCGTTTACTCAGCGGCCTGTATCGCCCCTCGGCAGGCGCGATTCTGATCGACGGCCAGGTGATCGGCGCGAACGACTGGCTCGCCTATCGGCACCTGTTCGCCAGCGTGTTCACCGACTTTCACCTGTTCTCGCAACTGCTGGGTGCCGACGGCGAAAACGCTGCTGTCGAGCACATCGATCACTGGCTCGACTACCTGCACATGAAGCACAAGGTGCAGATCGGCGACGGCCATCTGCTCGACACGCGCTTCTCCCAGGGGCAGCGCAAACGTCTGGCGCTGCTGCTGGCGGTGCTGGAGAAGCGCGACATTCTCTTGCTCGACGAGTGGGCCGCCGACCAGGACCCGTTGTTCCGCCGCTTCTTCTACCGCGAGCTGTTGCCCATGTTCAAGCAGGCCGGGATCACGGTGTTTGCCATCAGCCACGACGACCAGTATTTCGACCTCGCGGACCGTCTGGTGAAGATGGAATCCGGGCAGCTCAGCGAATTGCAGGGCGATCGCCGTGACAACGCCAGCCGTGACGCCGTGGAAGAAATCGGCGGCGCGTATCCGCTGAAAACCGTAAAGGCTTTGTAA
- a CDS encoding lysine N(6)-hydroxylase/L-ornithine N(5)-oxygenase family protein has product MELVYDYIGIGFGPSNLALAIATQEHALRNGLAPQVCFLEKKPAFNWHEGMLIDGSTMQISFLKDLVTLRNPASRFTFVNYLKERGRLQDFINLKTFFPTREEYTDYLSWAASHFNEQAHYGEEVISVEPHFLDGRFVAVDVLSRGPGGGVSRRRARNLVFGIGGIPQAPAAFDGLTDPRILHSAGYRGGIEKLLTNRPGPVRVAVVGGGQSAAEIFEDLASRFDNVEASLVIRGSALKPSDDSPFVNQIFNPSFTDTIFNHSEERRDALFTEFRNTNYSVVDTDLIETIFQRMYQQKVRGEQRHRLLTNREVAHAEVSAAGIDLFLRDAPHDQMHSESFDVVVLATGYRRDYHLELLAGVQAYIQGSNVDRNYRLPLSAGSEAGIFLQGCCEDSHGLSDTLLSVLAVRSQEVVESIFADYEQPCSARPAHPHERVALKLAR; this is encoded by the coding sequence ATGGAACTCGTCTACGACTACATCGGCATTGGTTTCGGCCCGTCGAACCTGGCTTTGGCGATCGCCACCCAGGAGCATGCACTGCGCAACGGTCTGGCGCCCCAGGTGTGTTTCCTCGAAAAGAAGCCCGCGTTCAACTGGCACGAAGGCATGCTGATTGACGGCTCGACGATGCAGATTTCCTTCCTCAAAGACTTGGTGACGCTGCGCAACCCCGCCAGCCGTTTCACCTTCGTCAATTACCTCAAGGAGCGGGGGCGGCTGCAGGATTTCATCAACCTCAAGACGTTCTTTCCAACCCGCGAGGAATACACCGATTACCTGAGCTGGGCGGCCTCGCACTTCAATGAACAGGCTCATTACGGCGAAGAAGTGATCTCGGTCGAGCCGCATTTTCTGGACGGCCGCTTCGTCGCCGTGGACGTGCTGTCCCGTGGGCCGGGCGGTGGCGTTTCCCGCCGTCGCGCACGCAATCTGGTGTTCGGCATCGGCGGCATTCCCCAAGCACCGGCGGCGTTCGACGGCTTGACCGACCCGCGCATCCTGCATTCGGCGGGCTATCGCGGCGGCATCGAAAAACTGCTGACCAACCGCCCTGGCCCTGTGCGCGTGGCCGTGGTCGGCGGCGGTCAGAGTGCGGCAGAAATCTTCGAAGATCTGGCCAGTCGCTTTGACAATGTCGAGGCCAGCCTTGTGATTCGCGGCAGCGCCTTGAAGCCCTCCGACGATAGCCCCTTCGTCAACCAGATCTTCAACCCGTCGTTCACCGACACGATTTTCAACCACAGCGAAGAACGTCGCGACGCGTTGTTCACTGAGTTCCGCAACACCAACTATTCGGTGGTCGACACCGACCTGATCGAGACCATCTTCCAGCGCATGTACCAGCAGAAGGTGCGCGGCGAGCAGCGTCATCGCTTGCTCACCAACCGCGAAGTGGCCCACGCCGAAGTCAGCGCGGCAGGCATCGACCTGTTCCTGCGCGATGCGCCCCATGACCAGATGCACAGCGAATCCTTCGACGTCGTGGTGCTGGCGACCGGTTACCGTCGCGACTATCACCTTGAGCTGCTGGCCGGTGTGCAAGCGTACATCCAGGGCTCGAACGTTGACCGCAATTATCGTCTGCCACTGAGCGCGGGCAGTGAAGCGGGCATCTTCCTGCAAGGTTGCTGCGAAGACAGCCATGGCCTGAGCGACACGCTGTTGTCGGTGCTGGCCGTGCGTTCCCAGGAAGTGGTGGAGTCGATCTTCGCCGACTACGAGCAGCCCTGCTCAGCCCGCCCGGCGCACCCCCACGAGCGGGTGGCGCTGAAGCTGGCGCGCTGA